In Vibrio neptunius, the following are encoded in one genomic region:
- a CDS encoding DUF2164 domain-containing protein, whose amino-acid sequence MSKIEFTSQQKQAMSSALLRYLEDELNIEIGQFDAEFMMDFIIEAFGPAFYNKGLTDAQMVMQRKVMDIADEIDEIKQVSEY is encoded by the coding sequence ATGTCTAAGATTGAATTTACATCACAACAAAAACAAGCGATGTCATCCGCTTTATTGCGATATTTGGAAGATGAACTAAACATTGAAATTGGTCAGTTTGATGCGGAATTTATGATGGATTTCATTATAGAAGCCTTCGGCCCTGCATTTTATAACAAGGGGCTCACCGATGCGCAGATGGTCATGCAACGAAAGGTGATGGATATTGCTGACGAGATTGATGAGATTAAACAAGTCAGTGAGTATTAA
- a CDS encoding cytochrome b has translation MKSEVKNYNLVARGVHWVSAIVIIGMFAAGLWMVDLTYYSEWYKTAPHWHKSVGILLAALTLFRFVWKHATPSPKVEGKAYEILGAKLVHFAMYLVLVVLFASGYLISTEDGRGIDVFDWFTVPGLGALFENQADLSGEIHFYAAWALILMAAVHALAAIKHHVINKDNTLRKMIGASK, from the coding sequence ATGAAATCAGAAGTTAAGAATTACAACCTTGTAGCGCGGGGAGTTCATTGGGTCTCAGCTATTGTCATTATCGGCATGTTTGCTGCGGGCCTATGGATGGTAGACCTTACATATTATAGTGAATGGTATAAAACCGCCCCACACTGGCACAAGTCGGTGGGCATCTTACTTGCTGCTCTGACGCTATTTCGTTTCGTTTGGAAGCACGCAACACCTTCTCCAAAAGTTGAAGGAAAAGCGTATGAAATTCTCGGCGCAAAGTTAGTTCATTTCGCTATGTACCTTGTTTTGGTTGTACTGTTTGCTTCCGGTTACCTTATTTCTACCGAAGATGGCAGAGGTATTGACGTCTTCGACTGGTTTACTGTTCCAGGACTTGGTGCTTTGTTTGAGAACCAAGCCGATCTATCGGGTGAAATTCACTTTTACGCCGCCTGGGCACTTATTTTAATGGCAGCCGTTCATGCTTTGGCTGCGATCAAACATCACGTGATTAACAAAGACAACACGCTACGCAAGATGATAGGAGCTTCAAAATGA
- a CDS encoding YceI family protein, translating into MKKTLFATGLAMAMALPFGASAADYVIDNKGAHASVNFKVSHLGYSFIKGRFNTFEGDFSYDPANISASKVEVTIDTTSLDSNHAERDKHIRSSDFIDASKFSTATFTSTSVVDKGNGKLEVNGDLNLHGVTKPITIDAEFIGAGQDPWGGERAGFLGSTRLELADFNIPVMGASSYVDMELHVEGIKK; encoded by the coding sequence ATGAAAAAAACGTTATTTGCTACCGGACTAGCTATGGCAATGGCATTGCCATTTGGTGCAAGCGCAGCGGACTACGTAATTGACAACAAAGGCGCTCACGCCTCGGTTAACTTCAAAGTAAGTCACCTAGGCTACAGCTTTATCAAAGGTCGTTTTAACACATTTGAAGGTGACTTTTCTTACGACCCTGCAAACATTAGTGCCTCTAAAGTAGAAGTAACAATTGATACTACAAGTTTAGACTCAAACCATGCTGAGCGTGATAAGCATATCCGCAGCTCAGATTTTATTGACGCGTCGAAGTTTTCGACTGCGACATTCACAAGTACCAGTGTTGTCGACAAAGGTAACGGTAAGCTTGAAGTCAATGGTGACTTAAACCTACACGGTGTGACAAAGCCAATTACTATTGACGCTGAGTTCATTGGTGCTGGTCAAGACCCTTGGGGTGGTGAGCGTGCTGGTTTCTTAGGCTCAACTCGCTTGGAACTTGCAGACTTCAATATTCCAGTGATGGGTGCGTCGAGCTACGTTGATATGGAACTTCATGTAGAAGGTATCAAGAAATAA
- the focA gene encoding formate transporter FocA — MAQQAQTNNLYFSPSEMMAEAEKFALSKANKTSGTTLGLAIMAGAFIGLAFLFYITVTTGNIQSGWGLSRLAGGLAFSMGLILIVLCGGELFTSSVLSSIAWANKQISFGKMLSIWGKVYLGNFLGAMLLLLIVTAAGLYQMDNGQWGLNALNIAQHKLHHSLVEAFALGVLCNLLVCLAIWLTFSSANAMTKAVMTIMPVAMFVSSGFEHCVANMFMVPLGIVIQNFATEAFWSQVGATSAQFSDLNIYQFVTANLIPVTLGNIVGGAVLVGLANWSIYRRPQIKVASISSITTTTNITSAKENSMNNLLFVNDIMDRNPVILSPEMTTPAAIDILLDKHVVSAPVVNEEGRLIGFFSAHDVMVDLWCQDYIPVEGQKVVDLMSRDVIAINVNDKLIDVAEFLCVDKEQLYPTTSFGIATTLTSLSLEERAKSIKVHKPHVLPILDNGKFVGVVTREDVLRALRTIYGDRVTIVDNSTHLESA, encoded by the coding sequence TAATGGCTGGCGCGTTTATTGGACTGGCTTTTCTTTTTTACATTACCGTCACCACAGGCAATATCCAGTCTGGCTGGGGTCTAAGTCGACTAGCAGGAGGATTGGCGTTCAGTATGGGGTTGATCCTCATCGTACTTTGTGGAGGAGAACTATTTACTAGCTCTGTTCTGTCCAGTATTGCATGGGCTAACAAGCAAATCAGCTTCGGAAAAATGTTATCCATATGGGGAAAAGTGTATTTGGGTAATTTTTTAGGTGCCATGCTGTTACTGCTCATCGTTACTGCTGCTGGTCTCTATCAAATGGACAACGGTCAATGGGGCCTTAACGCACTCAATATCGCACAACACAAGCTCCATCACTCTTTGGTCGAAGCATTTGCTTTGGGTGTTTTGTGTAACTTATTGGTTTGTCTTGCTATTTGGTTAACATTTAGCAGCGCAAACGCGATGACTAAAGCGGTAATGACCATAATGCCAGTGGCAATGTTTGTGTCCAGTGGGTTCGAACACTGCGTCGCAAACATGTTCATGGTGCCACTTGGTATCGTCATTCAAAACTTCGCAACTGAAGCCTTTTGGAGTCAAGTAGGCGCGACATCTGCTCAATTCAGTGATCTCAATATCTATCAATTTGTTACTGCAAACCTCATCCCAGTGACATTAGGCAACATTGTCGGCGGAGCAGTATTAGTCGGCCTTGCCAATTGGAGCATCTATCGTAGACCACAAATCAAAGTCGCATCAATTTCAAGTATTACTACAACCACTAACATTACGTCAGCCAAGGAAAACTCTATGAATAACTTACTCTTCGTCAATGACATTATGGACCGTAATCCAGTCATCTTATCACCTGAAATGACGACACCCGCTGCCATCGATATATTACTTGATAAACATGTTGTTAGTGCACCAGTTGTTAATGAAGAGGGTCGCCTAATTGGTTTCTTTTCCGCTCATGACGTCATGGTCGATTTATGGTGCCAAGACTATATCCCGGTAGAGGGACAAAAAGTCGTAGATCTGATGTCTCGAGATGTCATCGCTATCAACGTAAATGACAAGTTAATTGACGTCGCCGAGTTTCTTTGTGTCGATAAAGAGCAATTGTATCCGACGACCAGTTTTGGAATAGCAACAACATTAACATCTCTCTCATTGGAGGAACGGGCCAAAAGCATCAAGGTCCACAAACCTCATGTCTTGCCAATCCTAGACAATGGAAAGTTCGTAGGGGTAGTAACAAGGGAGGATGTACTAAGGGCTTTGCGTACCATCTATGGTGACAGGGTAACCATTGTAGACAACAGCACACATCTAGAATCTGCGTAA